From a region of the Hymenobacter jejuensis genome:
- a CDS encoding DinB family protein, with translation MPPETSLQAEFSKELKRELHITRRVLERVPTEKFDWRPHPKSMSLGALAGHIANIIGFLEMSLQGPETDLAVSPWPASPTTSDGVLQRFDVNAENIQKALAQVDDETFHAPWTMRRGEQVFMTLPRAAITRNLVLNHLIHHRGQMSVYLRLLDIPVPAIYGGSADEAPRR, from the coding sequence ATGCCTCCCGAAACCTCCCTGCAAGCGGAATTCAGCAAAGAGTTGAAACGTGAGCTGCACATTACGCGGCGTGTGCTGGAGCGCGTGCCCACCGAGAAATTCGATTGGCGTCCGCATCCTAAGTCGATGAGTCTCGGCGCGTTAGCTGGGCACATAGCCAACATCATTGGCTTTTTGGAAATGTCGTTGCAAGGTCCCGAAACCGATCTTGCTGTTTCGCCTTGGCCTGCTTCTCCTACTACTTCAGACGGAGTGTTGCAGCGCTTCGACGTGAATGCCGAAAACATCCAGAAGGCGCTCGCCCAGGTCGACGACGAGACTTTTCACGCTCCTTGGACCATGCGCCGTGGCGAACAAGTGTTCATGACGCTGCCCCGCGCCGCCATAACACGCAATCTGGTGCTTAACCACCTCATTCACCATCGCGGCCAAATGAGCGTGTATCTGCGGCTGCTGGATATTCCCGTGCCCGCCATCTACGGCGGTTCTGCCGACGAAGCCCCGCGGAGATAA
- a CDS encoding type I restriction enzyme HsdR N-terminal domain-containing protein, with translation MHVLNLPPFEYKVTQLGPNQLIWDVLRRKNVVLTPEEWVRQHVVHYLADHLSYPRGLLTLERGHAYNQRQKRTDLCAFGPEGKPLLLVECKAPKVPITAAVAHQAATYNQTIGAPFLLLTNGLQHFCWRVDFEQRRNEQLHEIPSYEQALALIN, from the coding sequence ATGCACGTATTGAACCTGCCGCCTTTCGAATACAAAGTTACGCAATTAGGCCCGAATCAGTTGATCTGGGATGTGTTGCGCCGCAAAAACGTGGTGCTGACGCCCGAAGAATGGGTCCGCCAGCACGTCGTACATTACCTCGCCGATCACCTCAGCTATCCCAGAGGCCTGCTGACGCTGGAGCGCGGCCACGCCTATAACCAACGGCAAAAACGCACCGATCTTTGCGCATTTGGCCCCGAGGGCAAGCCGTTGCTGCTGGTCGAGTGCAAAGCCCCCAAAGTGCCCATTACGGCGGCCGTAGCGCACCAGGCTGCTACGTATAACCAAACCATCGGCGCACCTTTTCTGCTGCTTACCAATGGCTTACAGCACTTTTGCTGGCGCGTCGATTTTGAGCAGCGCCGCAACGAACAGCTCCACGAGATTCCGAGTTACGAGCAGGCTCTGGCTCTGATCAATTAG
- a CDS encoding SMI1/KNR4 family protein: MKGVLYTGESITDPVTFTLLPSFLQQFLLEQNGVVAYFGGLHIRGCCQKPAWHSLAAVWKGERALHKVYAAVKPTDVPFAQDCVGNQFLLRNDAVLFLDTETGEIADLNVDFKHFLFGIEKFPVDALGLEPLQKFQQQGGYLQPGHLLSVYPPVCIKSKEERKLKPVPAAERLASLADFYRQIKDLPDGQFLRLKPSQD, encoded by the coding sequence ATGAAGGGAGTTCTTTATACCGGCGAATCCATCACTGACCCGGTTACTTTTACGCTACTGCCGTCTTTCCTGCAACAGTTTTTGCTCGAGCAAAACGGCGTGGTTGCGTACTTCGGCGGCCTGCACATTCGGGGTTGCTGCCAGAAGCCCGCGTGGCACTCGCTGGCCGCAGTTTGGAAGGGCGAGCGGGCGCTGCACAAAGTGTATGCGGCGGTCAAGCCGACGGACGTGCCTTTCGCGCAGGACTGCGTGGGCAATCAGTTTTTGCTGCGCAACGATGCCGTGCTTTTCCTGGATACCGAAACGGGCGAAATCGCCGATTTGAACGTGGACTTCAAGCATTTTCTGTTCGGAATCGAGAAGTTTCCGGTGGATGCGCTGGGGCTGGAGCCGCTGCAAAAATTTCAGCAGCAGGGCGGCTACCTGCAACCCGGCCACCTGCTGAGTGTATATCCTCCGGTGTGTATCAAATCGAAGGAAGAGCGGAAGCTGAAGCCCGTGCCGGCCGCCGAACGGCTCGCTTCCTTGGCCGATTTTTACCGCCAAATCAAAGACTTGCCCGACGGTCAATTCCTTCGCCTGAAGCCTTCTCAGGACTAG
- a CDS encoding AMP nucleosidase, with protein MKDKSTIVENWLPRYTGVPLKEFGQYILLTNFINYVTMFAEQFDVEIRGLDKPMQSATANGITIINFGMGSPMAATVMDLLSAIKPKAALFLGKCGGLKNKTKLGDLILPIAAIRGEGTSDDYLPPEIPALPSFRLQRAVSSMIKKHEKDYWTGTVYTTNRRVWEHDDNFKEYLRQIRAMAVDMETATIFVVGFINEIPHGALLLVSDNPMTPEGVKTAESDSKVTAGYVQTHLQIGIDSLIELKNSGESVKHMRFE; from the coding sequence ATGAAAGACAAGTCTACGATTGTCGAAAACTGGCTGCCGCGCTACACCGGCGTGCCGCTCAAGGAATTTGGGCAGTACATTCTGCTCACGAATTTTATCAACTACGTGACGATGTTCGCCGAGCAGTTCGACGTCGAGATTCGTGGCTTGGATAAACCCATGCAGTCGGCTACGGCCAACGGCATCACCATCATCAACTTCGGCATGGGCTCGCCGATGGCAGCTACCGTAATGGACTTATTATCAGCCATTAAGCCCAAAGCAGCCCTGTTTTTGGGTAAGTGTGGGGGCTTGAAAAACAAGACCAAGCTGGGCGATCTGATTCTGCCCATCGCCGCCATTCGCGGGGAAGGCACCTCGGATGACTATCTGCCTCCGGAAATTCCGGCCCTTCCCTCCTTCCGCTTGCAACGCGCTGTGTCTTCGATGATTAAGAAGCACGAGAAGGACTACTGGACCGGCACCGTATACACCACCAACCGCCGCGTGTGGGAGCACGACGACAACTTCAAGGAGTACCTGCGCCAGATTCGGGCGATGGCTGTGGACATGGAAACGGCCACCATTTTCGTGGTGGGCTTCATCAACGAAATTCCGCACGGCGCGCTGCTGCTGGTGTCGGACAACCCAATGACGCCGGAAGGAGTGAAAACTGCCGAAAGCGACTCGAAAGTGACTGCCGGTTACGTGCAAACGCACTTGCAAATCGGCATCGACTCGCTGATTGAGTTGAAAAACTCCGGCGAATCGGTGAAGCACATGCGCTTCGAATAG
- a CDS encoding MFS transporter, translating to MTPAPAATAVTSAPVEKNNKRITRGWTMYDWANSVYPLVITSSIFPIYWGTQAVDAQGRDVVNFLGFHLPGSSLLTYAISAAFLLIAIVSPFLTSLADYSGRKKLFLQTFCYIGAASCAGLFFFTRDTLTLSTFVFIAATVGFSGSIVFYNSYLPDISTEDQYDSLSARGFSMGYVGSVILLVLCLILVQFNETFGLEKAFATRLSFLLTGIWWAGFAQIPFFTLPKDPGRPADAVASDSGWVLNGFRELGKVWDQLKALPNLKKFLLAYFTYNMGVQTVMYVATIFGDKVLHLESTALIITILLLQIVAILGAYLFAKLSEAIGNTRALSWSVVIWACICVAGYFVQAGWSFYALASVIGLTMGGIQSLSRSTYSKIIPENTPNTAAFFSFFDVTEKLSIVIGTASFGLIAQITGSMRNSILALIVFFVLGLLFLLTLRGKKLREDVYEAEPALATGMTGGAEGSF from the coding sequence ATGACCCCTGCACCTGCCGCCACGGCGGTTACTTCGGCTCCGGTCGAGAAAAACAACAAGCGCATCACCCGCGGCTGGACCATGTACGACTGGGCCAACTCCGTGTACCCGCTCGTGATCACCAGCTCTATTTTCCCGATTTACTGGGGCACGCAGGCCGTGGACGCCCAAGGCCGGGACGTGGTAAACTTCTTGGGCTTCCATTTGCCGGGCTCGTCGCTGCTTACCTACGCTATTTCGGCGGCCTTTCTGCTCATTGCCATCGTCAGCCCATTCCTGACGTCGCTGGCCGATTACTCGGGGCGCAAAAAGCTGTTTCTGCAAACCTTCTGCTACATCGGGGCGGCTTCCTGCGCTGGGTTATTCTTCTTTACTAGAGACACGCTTACCCTTTCCACGTTCGTGTTTATCGCGGCTACGGTAGGGTTTTCGGGTTCTATTGTGTTCTACAACAGCTACTTGCCCGATATTTCCACCGAAGATCAATATGATTCGCTGTCGGCCCGCGGCTTCTCAATGGGCTACGTGGGCAGTGTGATCTTGCTGGTGCTGTGCCTGATTTTGGTGCAGTTCAACGAAACCTTCGGCTTGGAAAAAGCTTTCGCCACACGCCTCTCGTTTTTGCTTACCGGCATCTGGTGGGCAGGATTTGCGCAAATTCCGTTTTTCACGCTACCCAAAGACCCCGGCCGGCCCGCCGACGCGGTGGCCTCCGATAGCGGTTGGGTGCTCAACGGCTTCCGCGAGCTGGGCAAAGTCTGGGATCAACTTAAGGCGTTACCCAACCTGAAGAAGTTTTTACTGGCTTACTTCACTTACAACATGGGTGTTCAGACCGTGATGTACGTAGCCACCATCTTCGGCGATAAGGTATTGCACCTAGAAAGTACTGCGCTCATTATCACCATCTTACTGCTGCAAATTGTGGCTATTTTGGGGGCTTATCTGTTTGCCAAACTCTCCGAGGCCATTGGCAACACGCGCGCCCTGAGCTGGTCGGTTGTCATTTGGGCGTGTATCTGCGTGGCGGGCTACTTCGTGCAGGCGGGTTGGAGCTTCTACGCGCTGGCTTCCGTGATTGGCCTCACGATGGGTGGCATTCAGTCGTTGTCGCGATCTACATACTCCAAAATCATTCCCGAAAATACCCCCAACACCGCCGCGTTCTTCAGCTTTTTCGACGTCACCGAGAAGCTCAGCATCGTAATCGGTACGGCCTCTTTCGGCCTGATCGCCCAAATTACCGGCTCAATGCGCAACAGCATTCTGGCCCTGATCGTGTTCTTCGTCCTAGGCTTGCTGTTCCTGTTAACGCTCCGTGGCAAAAAGCTGCGCGAAGACGTGTACGAGGCCGAGCCCGCCCTGGCAACCGGCATGACCGGAGGTGCTGAAGGGTCTTTCTAA
- a CDS encoding nucleotidyltransferase family protein translates to MTAASNERSASVGLMLLAAGASSRLGQPKQLVQFQGKSLLRRAAEAAVASGCHPIVVVTGSLHNELLPELEALPVTAVPNPQWQEGMSSSIRAGLAALEAQTTSGALRAVVVMLCDQPFVNELIIKGLVDGFNSAKVPAVASAYGGRVGVPALFGQQLFPALRTLAGPEGARDLLRQHTADLLRVPFPEGAIDVDTPAQYRQLLQQAAPPQ, encoded by the coding sequence ATGACTGCGGCTAGCAACGAGCGATCTGCGTCGGTAGGGCTGATGTTGTTGGCGGCCGGTGCCTCATCGCGCTTGGGCCAGCCCAAGCAGCTGGTGCAATTTCAGGGCAAATCGTTGCTGCGGCGGGCTGCCGAGGCGGCCGTGGCTTCGGGCTGCCATCCCATTGTAGTCGTGACCGGGTCGCTGCACAACGAGCTGTTGCCCGAGCTTGAGGCCTTGCCCGTGACGGCCGTGCCTAACCCGCAGTGGCAGGAGGGGATGAGTAGCTCGATTCGGGCGGGATTGGCTGCTTTGGAAGCCCAAACAACTTCCGGTGCGCTGCGGGCCGTGGTGGTGATGCTATGCGATCAACCCTTTGTTAACGAATTGATAATAAAAGGGTTAGTTGATGGGTTTAACTCCGCCAAGGTGCCCGCCGTGGCCTCTGCATATGGCGGTCGGGTGGGAGTGCCGGCTCTGTTTGGGCAGCAGCTGTTCCCGGCGCTGCGCACGCTTGCGGGGCCGGAAGGTGCCCGCGATTTACTTCGTCAGCATACTGCTGATTTGTTGCGCGTACCTTTTCCCGAAGGGGCAATTGACGTGGATACGCCGGCGCAATACCGGCAACTGCTCCAACAAGCTGCCCCGCCGCAGTAG
- a CDS encoding LTA synthase family protein produces the protein MPSLTLRLLLRRFALLLGVYFLLRLGFYILNQTTFREASGTEIAWAFWHGFRFDIAGLLLLNLPFVALSFVPNYGRLWQRTLRGIYLIINSLGFALNVIDTEYFKFIGRRTSNELTTIGTDVQRQSGQLLGHYWYLLIPFVLLLVVVGLVYPMPQPTTLELNREKEAFQPRARRYTKLAIEVIAVTLAAVLGIRGGLQLKPLRTGHAFVQQPAVLGHLALNSTFTFIKSLGYQTIEHKQYFASETALRAALNVRPLPPAPAGKSPLRDNVVILLLESFASEYTGIENGGQGYTPFFDSLATQGLFFREHYANGRRSIEALPAVLAGLPSLMDGPFITSNFQTDELHGLGEILARQGYSTAMYHGAQNGTMGFNTFAGMAGMQRYFGLNEYPGGAKSPDYDGHWGIFDEPYLQYFSRQLSQQREPFFTTLFTLSSHEPFTVPEQYAKRFPAGQLPIHPTIGYTDHALQAFFKAASRQPWYRHTLFILLADHTSQTIRPGYQNALGNYKTPLLLFHPGRALPAADVHRITQQSDVPATVLNFLGLPGDKELLPFGYSVFDSGTTGRAFFLSGGSYFLVHQDFVTELTADDNIRLYPYRTHYIPATPLPTPDPQKVEQYGAELRACVQFFVNGLADNRLYK, from the coding sequence ATGCCCTCTCTCACGTTGCGTCTGCTGCTGCGCCGGTTTGCCTTGCTGCTGGGCGTCTATTTTCTGCTGCGCCTTGGCTTTTACATCCTCAACCAAACCACTTTCCGGGAGGCTTCGGGCACGGAAATAGCGTGGGCTTTCTGGCACGGCTTTCGGTTCGATATCGCTGGGTTACTGCTGCTCAACCTGCCATTTGTGGCGCTGTCGTTTGTGCCAAACTACGGGCGGCTCTGGCAACGAACCCTTCGGGGTATCTATTTGATAATCAATTCATTAGGCTTTGCCCTCAATGTTATTGATACCGAGTATTTTAAGTTCATCGGCCGCCGTACGTCCAACGAGCTGACCACCATTGGCACCGATGTGCAGCGACAATCCGGGCAGCTGTTGGGCCACTACTGGTACCTGCTGATTCCGTTTGTGCTACTGCTGGTTGTGGTTGGGTTGGTATACCCCATGCCCCAGCCGACGACTTTGGAATTGAACCGCGAAAAAGAGGCTTTTCAACCTCGGGCGCGGCGCTACACGAAACTGGCGATTGAAGTGATAGCAGTAACGCTGGCGGCGGTGCTGGGTATTCGGGGCGGGTTGCAGCTAAAGCCTCTGCGAACGGGCCACGCGTTTGTGCAGCAGCCAGCGGTGCTGGGCCATCTGGCGCTCAACAGCACGTTCACGTTCATCAAAAGCTTAGGCTACCAAACCATTGAGCATAAGCAGTATTTCGCCTCCGAAACTGCACTTCGCGCGGCCCTGAACGTGCGGCCGCTGCCGCCTGCGCCTGCTGGCAAATCCCCGCTTCGCGACAATGTGGTCATCCTGCTGCTGGAAAGCTTCGCTTCAGAATACACCGGCATCGAAAACGGCGGCCAAGGCTACACGCCCTTCTTTGATTCGCTGGCTACCCAAGGCCTGTTTTTTCGCGAGCACTACGCCAACGGACGGCGCTCCATTGAGGCGTTGCCGGCGGTGCTGGCCGGCCTGCCTTCGCTAATGGACGGGCCATTTATCACGTCCAACTTCCAGACCGACGAGCTGCACGGCCTGGGCGAAATTCTGGCGCGCCAGGGCTACAGCACGGCCATGTACCACGGCGCCCAAAACGGCACGATGGGCTTCAATACTTTTGCCGGCATGGCGGGCATGCAGCGTTATTTTGGCCTAAATGAATACCCCGGAGGCGCCAAAAGCCCCGACTACGATGGCCATTGGGGAATTTTCGATGAGCCTTATCTTCAGTACTTTAGCCGTCAGCTCAGCCAGCAGCGCGAGCCCTTTTTCACGACGCTCTTCACACTCAGCTCCCACGAGCCCTTCACCGTTCCGGAGCAATACGCCAAGCGCTTTCCGGCCGGCCAGCTGCCCATTCACCCTACTATCGGGTACACCGATCACGCGTTGCAGGCGTTTTTCAAAGCAGCCTCGCGGCAGCCGTGGTATCGTCATACGTTGTTTATTCTGTTGGCTGACCATACTTCCCAAACCATTCGGCCGGGCTATCAGAATGCGTTGGGCAACTACAAAACGCCGCTCCTGCTTTTCCATCCCGGCCGCGCCCTGCCGGCCGCCGACGTACACCGCATCACCCAGCAATCCGATGTGCCAGCTACGGTGCTTAACTTCTTGGGGCTGCCGGGCGATAAGGAGCTGCTTCCTTTTGGGTATTCCGTGTTCGACTCCGGCACCACCGGTCGGGCATTCTTCCTGAGCGGTGGGTCGTATTTCCTTGTACATCAAGACTTTGTCACGGAGCTTACCGCCGACGACAACATCCGCCTTTACCCGTATCGTACGCATTATATTCCGGCCACGCCCCTGCCCACGCCCGACCCGCAGAAAGTAGAGCAATACGGTGCCGAGCTGCGCGCCTGCGTCCAATTCTTCGTTAACGGCTTGGCAGACAACCGGTTATACAAATAA
- a CDS encoding amidohydrolase — protein MNRIFRPYALLLPLLGFFSCQSSSQQPADLVVYNATVYTVDSTFSKAQAFAVKDGKFLAVGSADDIRGKYKGKQEVDAQGKFIYPGFYDAHCHFYRYALGLRSADLVGTTSWAEVVSKLTAQRKQYPQAAWLMGRGWDQNDWKVKQFPTKDTLDVLFPNTPVAITRVDGHAVLVNQKALDLAGITARTPISGGVIGRDAQGKLTGLLVDNAVDLVGAKVPEPTPAEADAALLQAQNLCVAVGLTSLADAGLDKANIDRMENLQKQGKLKLRLYAMLNPTAENKAYYLKQGPVFHDRLTINSFKVYADGALGSRGACLVEPYADRPKETGFLLSTVREYRALAKELANSKFQMNTHAIGDSANRVILNIYGEALKGQKDRRWRIEHAQVITPADMPKFGQFGIVPSVQPTHATSDMYWAGERLGKERLKTAYAYEELRKQYGQVALGSDFPVEDINPLYGFHSAVARQDAKNFPAGGFQPENALSRPDALRGMTTWAAHAAFEEKQKGSIKPGMAADFVLLDKDLLTAPAPELRGAKVLRTFIAGEQVFERK, from the coding sequence ATGAATCGAATTTTCCGCCCTTACGCGCTGCTGTTGCCGTTGCTCGGCTTTTTCAGCTGCCAGTCTTCTTCTCAGCAACCCGCTGATTTGGTGGTATATAATGCCACCGTGTACACCGTCGACTCTACGTTCTCGAAGGCGCAGGCTTTCGCGGTGAAAGACGGCAAGTTTCTGGCGGTGGGCAGCGCCGATGATATCCGCGGCAAGTACAAGGGCAAGCAGGAAGTCGATGCGCAGGGCAAGTTCATTTATCCGGGTTTTTACGACGCGCACTGCCATTTCTACCGCTACGCGCTGGGTCTGCGTTCTGCTGACTTGGTAGGCACCACGTCGTGGGCGGAGGTTGTGAGCAAGCTTACGGCGCAACGCAAGCAATACCCACAAGCGGCTTGGCTGATGGGCCGCGGCTGGGACCAAAACGATTGGAAAGTAAAGCAGTTTCCGACCAAGGACACGCTGGACGTGCTCTTCCCCAACACGCCCGTGGCCATCACCCGCGTCGATGGACACGCAGTTTTGGTGAACCAGAAAGCCCTTGATTTGGCGGGCATTACGGCGCGCACTCCAATCAGCGGCGGCGTCATCGGCCGCGACGCGCAGGGCAAGCTCACCGGCCTGCTCGTCGATAACGCAGTGGATCTGGTGGGCGCCAAAGTGCCGGAACCCACGCCCGCCGAAGCCGATGCGGCTCTGTTACAAGCTCAGAATCTGTGCGTTGCCGTCGGCCTGACCAGCCTTGCTGATGCCGGCCTCGATAAAGCCAACATCGACCGGATGGAGAATTTGCAGAAGCAAGGCAAACTGAAGCTGCGCCTCTACGCCATGCTCAACCCCACGGCCGAGAACAAAGCCTACTACCTCAAGCAGGGGCCCGTTTTCCACGACCGCCTCACAATCAATTCGTTCAAGGTGTACGCCGATGGCGCTTTGGGTTCGCGCGGCGCCTGCTTGGTCGAGCCGTACGCTGACCGGCCGAAGGAAACTGGCTTTCTGCTCTCGACCGTACGCGAATACCGCGCTTTGGCTAAGGAGCTTGCTAACAGCAAGTTCCAGATGAATACCCACGCCATTGGGGATTCGGCAAACCGCGTTATTCTCAACATTTACGGGGAGGCGTTGAAGGGTCAGAAAGACCGGCGCTGGCGCATCGAGCACGCGCAGGTCATCACCCCGGCCGACATGCCGAAGTTTGGGCAGTTTGGCATTGTGCCTTCGGTGCAGCCCACGCACGCCACTTCCGATATGTATTGGGCGGGCGAACGGCTGGGCAAAGAGCGCCTCAAAACGGCCTATGCATACGAAGAACTGCGCAAGCAATACGGCCAGGTAGCACTCGGCAGCGATTTCCCCGTCGAAGACATCAACCCGCTGTATGGCTTTCATTCGGCTGTTGCCCGTCAGGATGCCAAGAACTTTCCCGCCGGTGGCTTTCAGCCCGAAAACGCCCTTTCTCGCCCCGATGCTTTGCGCGGCATGACCACTTGGGCCGCGCACGCTGCCTTCGAAGAGAAACAGAAAGGCAGCATCAAACCCGGCATGGCCGCCGACTTCGTGCTGCTGGACAAGGACTTGCTGACTGCCCCCGCACCCGAGTTACGCGGCGCAAAAGTGCTGCGCACGTTCATCGCCGGCGAGCAGGTGTTTGAGCGGAAGTAA
- a CDS encoding XdhC family protein → MSELRRLLAAYDVHRTEGRACALATVVHVDGSSYRRPGARMLVTADGQLTGAISGGCLEGDARRRARQAIQRGRPTLVTYDSTDPDDDLRHGAGLGCQGVVKILLEPLDFNDSANPVELLRVCAVQDVVAVLATVFSLPTNSAVSVGERLLLTADGTELGGLTAEPALHEAIISDARQVLHAQQPATYDYQIANGTLRVFLEVVRPAVRFTIYGAGNDVQPLVRFASALGWRVTVIDGRPNLTTAARFPEAESVRAVPLAEVSCLPADDSLAVLMTHNYHYDQSVLRHLLTSRTPYIGILGPRKKTEQLLSGLRAEGLKPDAHLKGCLYGPVGLNIGAETPEEIALSVVAEIQAVLTQRSAGFLRDSTQPIHARTAASPVRAVAPVSSPDSAI, encoded by the coding sequence ATGAGTGAGCTTCGTCGCTTATTAGCAGCTTACGATGTGCACCGCACCGAGGGCAGAGCCTGTGCGCTGGCTACGGTGGTGCACGTCGATGGCTCTTCGTACCGCCGCCCTGGTGCGCGAATGCTCGTCACGGCCGATGGGCAGCTGACGGGCGCCATCAGCGGCGGCTGTCTCGAAGGCGACGCGCGTCGCCGCGCCCGGCAGGCCATTCAGCGCGGCCGGCCCACGCTGGTTACCTACGACTCGACCGACCCCGACGACGACTTGCGGCACGGAGCTGGCTTGGGCTGCCAAGGCGTTGTGAAAATACTGCTCGAACCGCTCGATTTCAACGATTCGGCCAATCCCGTAGAGCTGCTGCGCGTGTGCGCTGTCCAGGATGTAGTGGCTGTGCTGGCCACCGTATTCAGCTTGCCCACCAATTCGGCAGTGAGCGTGGGCGAGCGCCTGTTGTTGACTGCCGACGGCACCGAGCTAGGCGGCCTGACTGCCGAACCGGCTCTGCACGAGGCGATTATAAGCGACGCCCGGCAAGTGCTGCATGCTCAGCAACCTGCCACTTACGATTACCAGATTGCCAACGGAACGCTGCGGGTATTTTTGGAAGTAGTGCGGCCCGCTGTGCGGTTTACCATCTACGGGGCTGGCAACGATGTGCAACCCCTGGTGCGCTTTGCCAGTGCGCTGGGCTGGCGCGTGACCGTGATTGACGGCCGCCCTAACCTGACAACTGCGGCACGTTTTCCGGAAGCCGAAAGTGTGCGCGCCGTGCCGCTCGCCGAAGTCAGCTGCCTCCCTGCCGACGATAGCCTGGCCGTGCTGATGACGCACAATTATCACTACGACCAATCCGTATTGCGGCATTTGCTGACGTCCCGCACGCCCTACATTGGCATTTTGGGGCCGCGCAAAAAGACCGAGCAATTGCTCAGCGGTTTGCGTGCTGAAGGACTAAAACCCGATGCCCACCTGAAAGGCTGCCTGTATGGCCCCGTTGGCCTGAACATCGGGGCCGAAACGCCCGAAGAAATTGCGCTTTCGGTAGTGGCTGAAATTCAAGCAGTTCTGACGCAACGTTCGGCGGGCTTCCTGCGCGACTCAACTCAGCCCATTCATGCGCGCACGGCCGCTTCGCCGGTGCGCGCCGTCGCCCCGGTTTCTTCGCCCGATTCGGCGATATGA